In the Primulina tabacum isolate GXHZ01 chromosome 7, ASM2559414v2, whole genome shotgun sequence genome, aaaaattaaaaacacttTTAGCATttcttaaatattataattatttatgtaaataaaaaattgataaattgaATATCAAATTCAAAGTTGATTTGTTTAAATGAAAAGTAAACCTCAAAATGGGAAAAAAGACGTCATCAGTTTGACTCCCTTGGAGAACTTTATTTCACTTTCCCTTTATAACTTCCCTGTCCTTTCGATTTCAATTCCCTTTTTCTTTTGTTGTTATCTCTGTATTTGTAAATTATGGCTGCCGATTGTATACCGGCCTATAGTTTCACCGCCAAGATGGAAGAGAACGCCGCCCAAGAAGCGGCCGCCGCCGGTTTTCAGAGCGTCGATAAGCTTATCAGATTATTATCCACCTCCAATAAGTTCCAAGCAGAATCGACCCCTGACGTCGACTGCCGGGCCGTGGTTGATGTCGCCGTcaacaaattcaagaaattcatCTCAATACTCGACCGCTGCAGAACCGGCCACGCCCGATTCCGCCGCGGCCCGATTCAGATTAATCGGGAGAAGGTCGAACCGGATCTCGAGACAGCTGGGTCCCCTCCCCGAGCCTTGCCTGCGGTGGATGACTCGCCGTGTACCAAAATTCAGTACCCGACGCCGGTTCAGAGGCTTCTGCCGCTGCCGCACCAGTTGACGAGGAACGGGTCGTCTGAGAAAAAGGAGATGGCAACCACGATAAACTTCGGGTCGCCGGCGAATTCCTTTAGGCCCGCCTTAACCAGTGACACCGACAGTCTACAGCAGTCGATGTCCTCTGGATTTCAGATAACGCACCTAGGGAGGCCGCCGCTCTCCATATCCTCTTTGAAGAGGAAGTGCACC is a window encoding:
- the LOC142550913 gene encoding putative WRKY transcription factor 7, whose translation is MAADCIPAYSFTAKMEENAAQEAAAAGFQSVDKLIRLLSTSNKFQAESTPDVDCRAVVDVAVNKFKKFISILDRCRTGHARFRRGPIQINREKVEPDLETAGSPPRALPAVDDSPCTKIQYPTPVQRLLPLPHQLTRNGSSEKKEMATTINFGSPANSFRPALTSDTDSLQQSMSSGFQITHLGRPPLSISSLKRKCTSMDDSNSKCGGGSTGSRCHCPKKRKSKVKRVERVAAISMKMADIPPDDFSWRKYGQKPIKGSPHPRGYYRCSSVKGCAARKHVERALDDPNMLIVTYEAEHNHPHPNTQALVLESS